GGCGTGAAGAGTCGGGTCCTGCGGTCCAAAACCAAAAAACAACCGATGAGGGGCTGCTCAAGTGCATCCTGTCCGGCTTCGTTGACCAGCTTTGCGTGCGGCGCAGCCAGGGGACGCTCGATTGCGATTTGACCGAGGGCCGGCACGGAAACCTGGTGCGGGAGAGTGTCGTGCAGAATGCAACGCTCTTCATCGCTGCAACGATACGCGAAGTGCGGGCCCGCACATCGGAGAACCTGACGCTGCTCGGACTCGCCACCGCGGTGAAGCGTGAATGGATCGAGGAAATGTTTCTGGAACAACTCGCAACCACGGTCGAGCATCTCTTTGACCGCACGCATAAGCGCGTCGCAGCGGTGAAGCTGGTGCGATTTCAAGATCTCGTCATCCATCATGAACACCAGCGTGATGTTGACCCTGCGGCGGCAGGGCGTTGCCTGGCGGAGGCACATTGCAAAGGCTACTTCGAACTCCCGCTGATCAACCACGACGTGAAACAGTTCATCGCACGCGTGAATCTCATTTGCGCGGTGATGCCGGAACTGGAGTTCCCGCCGTTCGACGACGCATCGAAGACCGAATGTCTGGCGCGGGCGTTTCGGGGTCTAACCCTGGTGAAAGAAGCGCAGGCTACGCATGTGCGCGACGAATTCCTGAAACATCTCGCGAAGGAACAACTCGACTGGCTTGATGAACTCGCACCCCAGACTGTCACCTGGCCGGACGGACGAAAGGTCAAACTGCTTTACGTGGAAAGCGCGCGCAGCGAAGAGAGCGGGCCGAACCCTCCGGAGTTGTCGGCAAAATTGCACGAATGTTTCGCGCTCAAGGAACATCCGTACGTTTGTGAGGGAAAACTGCCGGTCAAACTCTGGCTTTGCGCGCCCGACGGCAAACGGATCGAAGCCACGTTCAACTGGCCGGCGTTCAAGGCGAACAACTATCCAAAACTAAGACCCGCGCTACAGAAAAAATATCCGGGCGTGGGATGGCTTTAAAGGAATCAAGAGACCTCGACGCTTCACCGTGTTCAACGCCCCGCCGCTGTTTAGCCCGGAGGCAAGGTGATGAAGTTTGAGGTCGAGGGCAGCCACCTTCCGGAAAGGGAATCGAGTAATCTCTGTTGACACTGAGACCTAATCTCATTAACGTCCCGCTCAGTTTCTATGCTGAACCATAAACGAGCTTTCACACTCATCGAGTTGTTGGTCGTTATCGCTGTCATCGCCATCCTGGCCGGTTTGTTTTTGCCCGCCCTGGCGCGGGCAAAGGAAAGTGCCCGCCGCATCGGCTGTATTAGCAATCTCAAACAATGGGGCCTGGCCGAGACGATGTATCTGGATGACAATGGCCAGTTGTTTCCCACGGCGAAAATCCCCAGCGGAACGCCAGATGCCCCCTCCGGTTACGATGAAGACAGCGTTCATTGGGGCGATCTGGCCGTGTTTGCCGCCGCCGGTCAGGGCAACTTCGCGTGGTATAACGTCCTGCCTCCCTACGTTGACAAGAAACCTCTCTGGCAGTACGCCGCCAATCCAGGCGATTTCGTCAATGGCAGAACGATCTTCACCTGCCCAACCTCAGCCGCGAAGGCGCCCGAACTCAACCCGCTGGATCGCGTCGTGTTTAACTATGGGATGAATTACAAAGGGAACGCGGGCCTGCCGACCAACGTCGTGTCCAGTGCCCGGCAGGTATCAAATCCCTCGGCGTTTGTTCTTCTCTCTGACGTACGGACGCATTCGACGGAGGTA
This DNA window, taken from Candidatus Angelobacter sp., encodes the following:
- a CDS encoding prepilin-type N-terminal cleavage/methylation domain-containing protein, translated to MLNHKRAFTLIELLVVIAVIAILAGLFLPALARAKESARRIGCISNLKQWGLAETMYLDDNGQLFPTAKIPSGTPDAPSGYDEDSVHWGDLAVFAAAGQGNFAWYNVLPPYVDKKPLWQYAANPGDFVNGRTIFTCPTSAAKAPELNPLDRVVFNYGMNYKGNAGLPTNVVSSARQVSNPSAFVLLSDVRTHSTEVPFYGKRPTHELGVSHCYTAQISSRHNAGANLAFADGHASYFKYSYICTNTGAKAGDPGRPDINWTYDGHPVP